One genomic region from Ornithinimicrobium flavum encodes:
- the sufU gene encoding Fe-S cluster assembly sulfur transfer protein SufU, which produces MDLYGELILDHARHPQHAGLREPYDVEVNHVNPTCGDEISLRVRVLGSGADAVLEDVSYDALGCSISVAAASVLAEESLGHPVASTLQTYRHVHAMLTSKGADPGDPEQVGDAVAFAGVAKYPARIKCALLPWGAYLDALARAGVDISRPPAPSPTTDRPSHLEA; this is translated from the coding sequence ATGGACCTGTACGGCGAGCTCATCCTCGACCACGCGCGGCACCCCCAGCACGCGGGGCTGCGAGAGCCCTACGACGTCGAGGTCAACCACGTCAACCCGACCTGCGGCGACGAGATCAGCCTGCGGGTCCGGGTCCTCGGCAGCGGGGCGGACGCCGTCCTGGAGGACGTGTCCTACGACGCGCTCGGGTGCTCCATCTCGGTCGCCGCCGCCTCGGTGCTCGCGGAGGAGTCCCTGGGGCACCCCGTGGCCAGCACCCTGCAGACCTACCGCCACGTGCACGCCATGCTCACCAGCAAGGGCGCGGACCCCGGTGACCCCGAGCAGGTCGGGGACGCGGTCGCCTTCGCCGGCGTCGCGAAATATCCTGCGCGTATCAAGTGCGCCCTCCTGCCCTGGGGGGCCTACCTGGACGCCCTGGCCCGTGCCGGGGTCGACATCTCTCGGCCGCCAGCACCCAGCCCGACCACTGACCGACCATCTCACCTGGAGGCATGA
- a CDS encoding ABC-F family ATP-binding cassette domain-containing protein — MITASAVEIRVGSRLLMEDVTFRVGAGDRVGLVGRNGAGKTTLTKILAGEGQPSGGTIGRTGQIGYLPQDPRTGDLEVLGRDRILSARGLDEVIRGMRAAEEAMATQEGEAREKAMRRYSRLEAEFTSRGGYAAESEAASIASSLGLPDRVLAQPLHTLSGGQRRRIELARILFSGADTLLLDEPTNHLDADSVVWLREHLRGYAGGLMIISHDVDLIETVVNKVFYLDANRQVMDIYNMGWRSYLVQREADERRRHRERANTEKKAAALLAQADKMRAKATKAVAAQNMARRAERMLAGLEGERQADKVAKLRFPTPAPCGRTPLTAEGLSRSYGSLEIFTDVDLAVDRGSKVVVLGLNGAGKTTLLRLLAGIDRPDTGEVVPGHGLKLGYYAQEHETLDVTRSVLENMKSAAPDLDETETRKVLGSFLFSGDDVDKPAGVLSGGEKTRLALAILVVSAANVLLLDEPTNNLDPASREEVLAALRSYEGAVVLVSHDEGAVSALEPERVLLLPDGVEDLWGRDYQDLIALA, encoded by the coding sequence GTGATCACCGCCAGCGCCGTCGAGATCCGCGTCGGGTCCCGGTTGCTCATGGAGGACGTCACCTTCCGCGTCGGCGCCGGTGACCGGGTCGGCCTGGTGGGGCGCAACGGCGCGGGGAAGACGACGCTGACCAAGATCCTGGCCGGCGAGGGTCAGCCGAGCGGCGGGACGATCGGGCGCACCGGACAGATCGGCTACCTCCCGCAGGACCCCCGGACCGGGGACCTGGAGGTCCTGGGCCGCGACCGGATCCTGTCCGCCCGCGGCTTGGACGAGGTCATCCGCGGCATGCGGGCCGCGGAGGAGGCGATGGCGACCCAGGAGGGGGAGGCACGCGAGAAGGCGATGCGCCGCTACTCCCGGCTGGAGGCTGAGTTCACCTCGCGCGGGGGGTATGCCGCAGAGAGCGAGGCCGCCTCGATCGCCTCGAGCCTGGGGCTGCCGGACCGGGTGCTCGCCCAGCCGCTGCATACCCTCTCCGGCGGGCAGCGGCGACGGATCGAGCTGGCCCGCATCCTCTTCAGCGGGGCCGACACGCTGCTGCTGGACGAGCCCACCAACCACCTGGACGCCGACTCCGTGGTCTGGCTGCGGGAGCACCTGCGCGGCTACGCCGGTGGTCTGATGATCATCTCGCACGACGTGGACCTCATCGAGACCGTCGTCAACAAGGTGTTCTACCTCGACGCCAACCGTCAGGTCATGGACATCTACAACATGGGGTGGCGCAGCTACCTCGTCCAGCGGGAGGCCGACGAGCGCCGGCGGCACCGGGAGCGCGCTAACACCGAGAAGAAGGCGGCCGCCCTGCTGGCGCAGGCCGACAAGATGCGGGCCAAGGCGACCAAGGCCGTGGCGGCGCAGAACATGGCGCGCCGTGCCGAACGGATGCTGGCGGGGCTGGAGGGGGAGCGGCAGGCCGACAAGGTGGCCAAGCTGCGCTTCCCCACCCCCGCGCCGTGCGGCCGCACCCCGCTGACGGCGGAGGGGCTGTCGCGCTCCTACGGCTCCCTGGAGATCTTCACCGACGTCGACCTGGCGGTCGACCGGGGATCGAAGGTCGTGGTGCTCGGCCTCAACGGGGCCGGGAAGACCACGCTGCTGCGGCTGCTCGCGGGGATCGACCGACCGGACACCGGTGAGGTCGTCCCGGGGCACGGGCTCAAGCTCGGCTACTACGCGCAGGAGCACGAGACCCTGGACGTGACCCGGTCGGTCCTGGAGAACATGAAGAGCGCCGCGCCCGACCTGGACGAGACCGAGACACGCAAGGTGCTCGGGTCCTTCCTCTTCAGCGGTGACGACGTGGACAAGCCGGCGGGTGTGCTCTCCGGCGGGGAGAAGACGAGGCTCGCCCTGGCCATCCTCGTGGTCTCGGCCGCCAACGTCCTGCTCCTGGACGAGCCCACCAACAACCTCGACCCGGCCTCCCGGGAAGAAGTGCTGGCGGCCCTGCGCTCCTACGAGGGAGCGGTCGTGCTCGTCAGCCACGACGAGGGAGCGGTGAGCGCCCTGGAGCCCGAGCGGGTGCTGCTGCTGCCCGACGGGGTCGAGGACCTGTGGGGCCGCGACTACCAGGACCTGATCGCCCTGGCCTGA
- a CDS encoding SufS family cysteine desulfurase gives MTSGRPPAAPPLGGEQLARLRGDFPILGRTVRRGRPLVYLDSGATSQKPRMVLEAERAFYEQHNAAVHRGAHQLAEEATEAFEGARAGVARFLGAPADEVVFTKNGTEGLNLLAYAFSNAAAPGAMDGADPAWADRLRLRPGDEVVVTEMEHHANLVPWQELCRRTGATLRWIGVTDDGHLEDPGEVVTARTKVVSLTHVSNVLGTLNDLGPDSPVVRAARAVGALVLVDACQSAPHLDLSPLTAPGSGVDALVLTGHKTLGPSGVGVLWARRELLEAMPPFLTGGSMIEVVRMEGSTWAPPPQKFEAGVPMAAQAVGLAAALDYLSGVEGGLERVHAHDQALVRHTLDLLAERPWVRVLGPTDSTERVGCVSFVVDGVHPHDVGQVLDDSGVAVRTGHHCAWPLHRRLRVPASTRASFAVYTSPEEIDAFVAALDRVPQIFGMSA, from the coding sequence CACGGTGCGCCGGGGCCGTCCGCTCGTCTACCTCGACAGCGGGGCGACCTCGCAGAAGCCGCGGATGGTGCTGGAGGCCGAGCGGGCCTTCTACGAGCAGCACAACGCCGCCGTGCACCGCGGGGCGCACCAGCTCGCCGAGGAGGCGACCGAGGCCTTCGAGGGGGCCCGTGCCGGCGTGGCACGCTTCCTCGGCGCCCCGGCCGACGAGGTCGTCTTCACCAAGAACGGCACCGAGGGGCTCAACCTGCTGGCGTACGCCTTCTCCAACGCCGCGGCGCCCGGGGCGATGGACGGCGCAGACCCGGCCTGGGCCGACCGCCTGCGGCTGCGGCCGGGCGACGAGGTCGTGGTGACCGAGATGGAGCACCACGCCAACCTCGTGCCCTGGCAGGAGCTGTGCCGTCGCACCGGGGCGACGCTGCGCTGGATCGGCGTGACCGACGACGGCCACCTGGAGGACCCCGGCGAGGTCGTCACGGCCCGCACGAAGGTCGTCTCGCTCACCCACGTCTCGAACGTCCTGGGCACCCTGAACGACCTGGGGCCCGACTCCCCGGTCGTCCGCGCGGCGCGGGCCGTCGGCGCGCTCGTCCTCGTGGACGCCTGCCAGTCGGCCCCGCACCTCGACCTGAGCCCGCTCACCGCACCCGGGTCCGGGGTCGACGCGCTGGTCCTCACCGGTCACAAGACGCTTGGCCCCTCCGGCGTGGGGGTCCTGTGGGCCCGCCGTGAGCTGCTGGAGGCCATGCCGCCGTTCCTCACGGGCGGGTCGATGATCGAGGTCGTCCGCATGGAGGGATCCACCTGGGCGCCGCCACCCCAGAAGTTCGAGGCGGGCGTGCCGATGGCCGCCCAGGCCGTCGGGCTGGCCGCGGCCCTGGACTACCTGTCGGGCGTCGAGGGCGGCCTGGAGCGGGTGCACGCGCACGACCAGGCGCTGGTGCGGCATACCCTCGACCTGCTGGCCGAGCGCCCCTGGGTGCGGGTCCTCGGGCCGACCGACTCCACCGAGCGGGTGGGCTGTGTCAGCTTCGTCGTCGACGGGGTCCACCCCCACGACGTCGGCCAGGTCCTGGACGACTCGGGCGTCGCGGTGCGGACCGGGCACCACTGCGCCTGGCCGCTGCACCGGCGGCTGCGGGTGCCGGCCTCGACCCGGGCGAGCTTCGCGGTCTACACCTCCCCGGAGGAGATCGACGCCTTCGTCGCCGCGCTGGACCGTGTGCCGCAGATCTTCGGGATGAGCGCGTGA
- a CDS encoding metal-sulfur cluster assembly factor: protein MMTTTTPPNVADIEEALRDVVDPELGINVVDLGLVYGVTVDAASHAVIDMTLTSAACPLTDVIEDQIAQTLEGLVASHRINWVWMPPWGPDKITDDGREQLRALGFNV, encoded by the coding sequence ATGATGACCACGACCACCCCGCCCAACGTGGCCGACATCGAGGAGGCCTTGCGTGACGTCGTCGACCCCGAGCTCGGCATCAACGTCGTGGACCTCGGGCTCGTCTACGGCGTGACCGTCGACGCCGCGTCCCACGCCGTCATCGACATGACCCTGACCTCGGCGGCGTGCCCGCTCACGGACGTCATCGAGGACCAGATCGCCCAGACCCTGGAGGGGCTGGTGGCCAGCCACCGCATCAACTGGGTCTGGATGCCGCCGTGGGGCCCGGACAAGATCACCGACGACGGGCGTGAGCAGCTGCGCGCCCTCGGCTTCAACGTCTGA
- a CDS encoding dicarboxylate/amino acid:cation symporter has product MLSRLPRVSFGTQVLIGLVLGVALGLVARATGASADNPTWLSETLRIIGSSFVTLLRTIVPPLVFLAIVSSIANLREVTNAARLAWQTLLWFAITALISVGIGIATGLLLDPARGAGVTAADAAEPSRTGGWLDFLTGIIPANALGLSASANDAGVNLSFNVLQILIVAIAVGIAVVKVGDAAEPFLTFSRSALSVVQKVLWWIILLAPLATVGLLGNAIVAYGWDTLGSLGRFTLAIYVGLLLVIGVLYPVLLRVHGLSVRQFFSGAWPAIQLAFVSRSSIGTMPVTQAVTERNLGVPRAYSSFAVPLGATTKMDGCAAIYPAIAAIFVAQFFGVQLGLTEYLLIAFVAVIGSAATAGVTGATVMLTLTLSTLGLPLEGVGLLLAVDPILDMGRTATNVAGQALIPTIVAKREGILDRAAYDAARRGLPWATETPVAPEERPARDAETGADTSPPRQNQPEPAR; this is encoded by the coding sequence GTGCTCTCCAGACTCCCCCGGGTCTCCTTCGGGACCCAGGTGCTCATCGGGCTCGTGCTCGGCGTCGCGCTCGGCCTCGTGGCGCGGGCCACCGGCGCCAGCGCCGACAACCCGACCTGGCTCTCCGAGACCCTGCGCATCATCGGGTCCTCGTTCGTGACCCTGCTGCGCACCATCGTGCCGCCCCTGGTCTTCCTGGCCATCGTGTCCTCGATCGCCAACCTGCGGGAGGTGACCAACGCCGCCCGCCTCGCCTGGCAGACGCTGCTGTGGTTCGCGATCACCGCGCTGATCTCGGTGGGCATCGGCATCGCCACCGGTCTTCTCCTGGACCCGGCCCGCGGCGCCGGTGTCACCGCCGCCGACGCGGCCGAGCCCTCGCGCACCGGCGGCTGGCTCGACTTCCTCACGGGCATCATCCCCGCCAACGCGCTCGGCCTGTCGGCCAGCGCGAACGACGCCGGCGTCAACCTGTCGTTCAACGTCCTGCAGATCCTCATCGTGGCGATCGCCGTCGGGATCGCCGTCGTCAAGGTCGGCGACGCGGCCGAGCCCTTCCTCACCTTCAGCCGCTCCGCGCTCAGCGTGGTGCAGAAGGTCCTGTGGTGGATCATCCTGCTCGCCCCGCTCGCGACCGTCGGTCTGCTCGGGAACGCCATCGTGGCCTACGGCTGGGACACGCTCGGCTCCCTGGGCCGCTTCACCCTGGCGATCTACGTGGGCCTGTTGCTCGTGATCGGCGTGCTCTACCCCGTGCTGCTGCGCGTGCACGGCCTGTCGGTCCGGCAGTTCTTCTCCGGCGCCTGGCCCGCCATCCAGCTGGCCTTCGTCTCGCGGTCCTCCATCGGCACGATGCCGGTCACCCAGGCGGTCACGGAGCGCAACCTCGGCGTCCCCCGCGCGTACTCCTCCTTCGCCGTCCCGCTGGGCGCGACCACCAAGATGGACGGGTGCGCCGCGATCTACCCGGCGATCGCCGCGATCTTCGTCGCGCAGTTCTTCGGGGTCCAGCTGGGCCTCACCGAGTACCTCCTCATCGCCTTCGTGGCGGTCATCGGCTCGGCCGCCACGGCGGGCGTCACCGGGGCTACCGTCATGCTCACCCTCACGCTGTCCACCCTGGGCCTGCCGCTCGAGGGCGTCGGTCTGCTCCTGGCGGTCGACCCGATCCTCGACATGGGCCGCACCGCCACCAACGTGGCCGGCCAGGCACTCATCCCCACGATCGTGGCCAAGCGCGAGGGCATCCTGGACCGGGCCGCCTACGACGCAGCGCGCCGTGGCCTGCCCTGGGCGACCGAGACCCCGGTCGCCCCGGAGGAGCGCCCCGCCCGGGACGCGGAGACCGGAGCCGACACCTCGCCGCCGCGTCAGAACCAGCCGGAGCCGGCTCGCTGA
- a CDS encoding acVLRF1 family peptidyl-tRNA hydrolase has protein sequence MTAPRPVEVAPERIAGWVARFTTSHGEVTWSLADAEGQGGSPSAYLLSAADGSWARLQGWASPSGADRPPDLSAAAAWVRPPGPVLTLLVRRGGYAVAVSSGGGELLASKVGTRHVQSRTAAGGWSQQRFARRRANQADELVGALVGHAVRVLQEGEGRAGPVAALVVGGDPSLTAQALAGLGHGPRRRVPDLPRRELPDLADPRRSVLEEAVRRGRAVRVRVHNAEGRGAVPGKGAAPRP, from the coding sequence ATGACCGCACCCCGGCCGGTCGAGGTCGCCCCCGAGCGTATCGCCGGCTGGGTCGCGCGGTTCACCACCTCCCACGGGGAGGTCACCTGGTCGCTCGCCGACGCCGAGGGCCAGGGAGGCTCCCCGTCGGCGTACCTGCTGTCGGCCGCCGACGGCTCCTGGGCCCGTCTTCAGGGCTGGGCCTCGCCCTCGGGGGCCGACCGGCCGCCCGACCTGTCGGCCGCCGCGGCCTGGGTGCGACCACCCGGCCCGGTGCTGACCCTGCTGGTCCGACGGGGCGGGTATGCCGTGGCCGTCAGCTCGGGCGGTGGCGAGCTCCTCGCCTCCAAGGTGGGCACGCGTCACGTCCAGTCGCGCACCGCCGCGGGCGGCTGGAGCCAGCAGCGCTTCGCCCGCCGGCGCGCCAACCAGGCCGACGAGCTCGTCGGCGCGCTCGTGGGCCACGCCGTCCGGGTGCTGCAGGAGGGGGAGGGCCGGGCCGGGCCGGTGGCGGCCCTGGTGGTGGGAGGTGACCCCTCCCTGACCGCTCAGGCCCTGGCCGGGCTCGGCCACGGGCCTCGCCGGCGGGTGCCGGACCTGCCGCGACGGGAGCTGCCGGACCTCGCCGACCCCCGACGGTCCGTCCTGGAGGAGGCGGTGCGCCGCGGGCGGGCGGTCCGGGTCCGCGTGCACAACGCCGAAGGACGCGGCGCAGTCCCCGGGAAGGGGGCGGCGCCGCGTCCTTGA
- a CDS encoding neutral zinc metallopeptidase: protein MTFRENANIGGGRARRGGGGGGGMAVGGGIGALLLALLVMLFGGDPGQVLQPQSQGQDSSAQNVDLAECRTGADANENVDCRMKGGMASLETYWTEVYPRAAPATAILFSGGVNTQCGQASSAVGPFYCPLDRQIYLDTSFFQQLEGQLGAEGGSLGELYVLAHEYGHHIQNYTGALQASQQSRQGEESGAVRVELQADCFAGAWVGHVAQGEDALLEPPTEEQIRSALSAAAAVGDDSIQERMQGQVTPHTWTHGSSEQRMGWFMRGYQSADANQCDVLNAASVDDY, encoded by the coding sequence ATGACGTTCAGGGAGAACGCCAACATCGGCGGCGGCAGGGCCCGTCGCGGTGGCGGCGGAGGCGGCGGCATGGCCGTCGGGGGCGGCATCGGCGCGCTCCTGCTGGCGCTGCTGGTCATGCTCTTCGGCGGCGACCCGGGACAGGTCCTCCAGCCCCAGTCGCAGGGGCAGGACTCCTCGGCCCAGAACGTGGACCTGGCCGAGTGCCGCACCGGGGCCGACGCCAACGAGAACGTCGATTGCCGGATGAAGGGCGGGATGGCCTCGCTGGAGACATACTGGACCGAGGTCTACCCCCGTGCGGCCCCGGCCACCGCCATCCTCTTCTCGGGCGGCGTCAACACCCAGTGCGGCCAGGCCAGCAGCGCCGTCGGACCCTTCTACTGCCCGCTCGACCGGCAGATCTACCTGGACACCAGCTTCTTCCAGCAGCTCGAGGGCCAGCTCGGCGCCGAGGGCGGCTCGCTGGGCGAGCTTTACGTCCTGGCGCACGAGTACGGCCACCACATCCAGAACTACACCGGGGCGCTGCAGGCCTCCCAGCAGTCCCGGCAGGGCGAGGAGTCCGGCGCGGTGCGGGTGGAGCTGCAGGCCGACTGCTTCGCCGGCGCCTGGGTCGGTCACGTCGCCCAGGGCGAGGACGCCCTCCTCGAGCCGCCCACCGAGGAGCAGATCCGCTCCGCCCTGTCGGCCGCCGCGGCCGTGGGTGACGACTCGATCCAGGAGCGTATGCAGGGCCAGGTCACCCCGCACACGTGGACCCACGGCTCCTCCGAGCAGCGGATGGGGTGGTTCATGCGCGGCTACCAGTCGGCGGACGCCAACCAATGCGACGTGCTCAACGCCGCGAGCGTGGACGACTACTGA